The nucleotide sequence TTTTCATCTTGTACGAGGAATTTTTTAAAATTAAATAAAAATGCTTCAATGACTGAACACGTTTTATAAAATGTATGAAACTTTCAAAAAAAAGTGTGTGATATGAGCCCAGTTTCTGACGCTCTGTGCGTTTCCCCAGCATTTTAACGCACGGAGCGTTGGGGGCTCTCCTCCAATGGTCTGTCGCTGGGCCCTTAGGGTTTATTTGGGCTATCCTGGAAGCACACATATGGGTGccatccctcaaaaaaaaaaagcagcgcttGTCGTGCCCAAACGGCTCGATAACTGGATGAGGTAAGAAACAGCCTCGCGAACATCCTGGTCCAAAAAATGGCCATGGCAATGGCCGCTTCCTTCGCCGCCCGCCACCACCACgggcacctcgccgccggcctcccctccaCCCCTCAATCGGGCGGAAGGACTAGCCGCAGCGCTGCCACCATCTCCATGAAGGCTCAGGTGGAAGCCCGACCCAGGCAACCTACTTCCCTtccccttttcttctcctcctcgcccaaCTGACGCAATCCTTATCATGCTGTTTCCATTATCTCGTAGAAAAAGCAGAGCAGTGAGCCTGGAAGTGGGAAGGGGGGCGGGGACGGGCGAGTAAGCGGTGGGCGGCGAGTGTGGCGTCGCCGGAAACTGGTATACGCAACAGCCGAACAAGGCGGTCTCCTCATCTCTGCGTGGTTGTTTCTGTTGGAACTAGGACGGTGAATAATCGAAGGACGAGCTTGCTGCCGAATAAAATACGATTGGGCCTAGAACTTTTGCGTCGTAGGTTGGGCATAGTGATGTTCAGGAGGCCCGAGAACCATCATTCGGCGTCCATTACCATGTAGTAAAACATAGGATAAATGGTTGGCTTGTGTTCATCGAAGTTCAGTACAGGGATACGGATACATATAGCTCTGCTTGTAGCAGTCACAGAGCCAGACGCCCACTGAATCGTGCATCGTGGGCTAGTTACAGCCCTACAGGCTAAGACAAGTCACAGAATAACTGAACGTGTGACAAGCTAATGTAACAGTACAACACTGAATCAAGGTGTACACTTAACAGGTTTAATCGCTTGCACACATTAGGCCCTTTGGTTGTTCCGTTATGATAAGTTATGTGATGTATTATCGGTTTCGCGCAGGCCCTTTGGTCATGCTGGCTCATGACCTTGCATTGAATTGCAGGTTGCTTAGAACTGTCAAATAAGAAGTTAGCGACTGTTATACTGCAGACTTCTTTCCCAACCGATTTACGCCGCTGACTTACACTATGCTTCTTCTAGACAGTTGGTTCATTGTTATAGGAAGTAGGAACGAGCTGCCTTCTTTTCCTTTTAGGTAAACTGTGTCACATGTTCAGCACTGCTTGGCCATTTCCGAGCAGTTATGCAGGTATGCAAGCAGCTGTATATCACACATTTGTTGTTTACATAGACATAAAATTGCCATGGGATAAAATCAGATGAAATGGAATAGTGAGCATTGTTGACATGCTTTAGAAATTTCACATTGTTTCCTTATTTCCATGTTATTCGCTAGCGTCATAGTGGCATCATGCTTAAAAATCCCCTTTCGTTTTTGGCAGACCAAAGAGGATGACATGTTGCGTTACAAGTTGGATCGTATCCCTTTCTTAGAAGAGAAAGTGAGAAAAGTAAGGGAAAATGGGAAGCTTGTGTGCTTGGATATCAACCAGCTCATGTTATCTCAAGAGAACAGATTCGCATTCACAATGGAGGTGGCAGAAGAAGCTAACGCCTATCTTGAGAAGCACAGGCATGAGTATGGATTGAAAAAACCTATACTGCATGTGCTTAGCGATCGTATGAATGAAGCTGGATTTTCTCGGCCAGAGGGTTACCTTTATCCTTATCCTATCAAGCCTGGGCCTTATTTCATAAAAGAAGAAGGGAATTGAATAGAATCACATGCTCTATAGTAAGTACATCTCACAACTCACTCTCCAATTACTCTTTACTGCCTTCTCTATGCTTGAATTATTATCCTCGGTTGTATATGTGATGAGTGCGATGAGTGTGCTTGTACACAAGCATGCCCTAGTGTGGGAGATTCTGGTTCTAGTCAGAATTGAGAACAAACCAGAAGAGAACAGAACAGCTTGAGCTCACAAGAAATTATTATAACTGCACCAAATGGCATCATATATAACCCTCTGCATCATGTATGCATCTGTAGCACTTAGTGCCCTTTAAAATGAACAAGTCTCGACTTCACACGGCTAGACTATTAGGGATAAGAGTAATATCTATCCCGCTCTCTGATCTATTTGGATATATAAACCATACTGCAGGGAATTTGAAAATCATATAGGCTTGCTACCGCGATTGACTGGTCCCTCATATGACCCGCTTTCATGTAGTAATACCTCCACACGGTCATATGCAGGGATATGTACGAAGGGTCTTAGTTCTCTAGCCATTCCTCCCGGGCCTTCTGCGTGGATCATGCCTAGAGTTTGCACCTCCATAGTCATAGTCCTGAATCTCTGTGAGAATCTTCCTGCTGTGTCCCTGCATTTAGAACACAAAGAACAAGAATACATGGAATTAAGCATAGAATGAAAATAGAAGTGTTATTCTGT is from Triticum aestivum cultivar Chinese Spring chromosome 3A, IWGSC CS RefSeq v2.1, whole genome shotgun sequence and encodes:
- the LOC123061766 gene encoding protein PLASTID TRANSCRIPTIONALLY ACTIVE 7 isoform X1 codes for the protein MAMAMAASFAARHHHGHLAAGLPSTPQSGGRTSRSAATISMKAQKKQSSEPGSGKGGGDGRVSGGRRVWRRRKLTKEDDMLRYKLDRIPFLEEKVRKVRENGKLVCLDINQLMLSQENRFAFTMEVAEEANAYLEKHRHEYGLKKPILHVLSDRMNEAGFSRPEGYLYPYPIKPGPYFIKEEGN
- the LOC123061766 gene encoding protein PLASTID TRANSCRIPTIONALLY ACTIVE 7 isoform X2; translation: MAMAMAASFAARHHHGHLAAGLPSTPQSGGRTSRSAATISMKAQSSEPGSGKGGGDGRVSGGRRVWRRRKLTKEDDMLRYKLDRIPFLEEKVRKVRENGKLVCLDINQLMLSQENRFAFTMEVAEEANAYLEKHRHEYGLKKPILHVLSDRMNEAGFSRPEGYLYPYPIKPGPYFIKEEGN